Genomic window (Pseudomonas sp. MM211):
GCCCGATCAGGTGCGCCAGCAATTCGAAACCGAGAAGGCCCTGTTCCCCGAGTCCGCTCAGTACATGGACTTCCTGATGCGCAATATCGCCAAGTGATCGACATGCCTCTACTGAACTCAATCAGAACACTCGCGGCGCTGGCCGTGCTCGCGCTGCTGGCCGGTTGCGCCACCAAGCAGCCCTATGACTACAGCGCCTTCAAGGAAAGCAGCCCGGCCTCCATTCTGGTGCTGCCTCCGGTCAACAAATCGCCGGATATCAAAGCGTCCTTCAGCGTTTACTCGCTTATCACCGCGCCTTTGAGCGAGGCGGGCTACTACGTGCTGCCCGTCGCGGTGGTCAACGAGACGTTCAAACAGAACGGCATGCTCAACGCCGAGGAAATCCGCGAAGTATCGCCGCAGAAGCTGTACGAAATTTTCGGCGCCGACACAGTGCTGTACATCGACGTGACCGAGTACGGCAGCAGCTACAAGGTGATCAGCAGCGAAGTGGCAGTTGCCGCCAGCGCTACGCTGGTCGATCTGCGTACCGGCAAGGAACTGTGGAAAGGCATCGCCCGCGCCAGCACTGCGGAGCAACAGCAGAACAGCGGCGGCGGCCTTGCGGGCATCCTCATCACCGCGCTGGTCAATCAGGTGATGAACAGCCTGAATGATCGTGGTCATGAGATTGCGGGCCTCACCAGCTCTCGCCTGCTGAGCAGCAATGCGGTCAACGGCATTCTGCCAGGCCCCCGAGCGCGCCCGGTCAGCGCTCGCTGAAGCCCGCCAGACGAGCCCGGATCACCGGGCTCGTTTTATTTCTGCCTACTCCTTGCCCACCCCATGCTCGCGCAGCTTGTTGGCAATGGTGGTATGGGACACACCCAGGCGTTTGCCCAGCAGGCGGCTACTCGGAAACTCACCGTG
Coding sequences:
- a CDS encoding DUF799 domain-containing protein encodes the protein MPLLNSIRTLAALAVLALLAGCATKQPYDYSAFKESSPASILVLPPVNKSPDIKASFSVYSLITAPLSEAGYYVLPVAVVNETFKQNGMLNAEEIREVSPQKLYEIFGADTVLYIDVTEYGSSYKVISSEVAVAASATLVDLRTGKELWKGIARASTAEQQQNSGGGLAGILITALVNQVMNSLNDRGHEIAGLTSSRLLSSNAVNGILPGPRARPVSAR